AACTAACGCTATTTTTTTTTATAATTTCTAAATAATGAAACTGCTTTGTTTCATGAATTTTGAGAATTAAATCTTCTGAAAAATTATCATTATTAGATTTAGCGTAATAAGCAATCCTATTTTTGCCTCCATTTATCTTCAGAAGTTTTATATATGTATTAGTATCCCAATTCCAATCAATACCAAGGTCAATAAAAGCATTATTAAAGGCAGGTAAATGGGCCTCTAATTCAGTATTTGCGATAGTACCATCTAAATCCCAATAAACACCCTCAAGATAGGTCACCAAAAAGAATTTCTTTTATTTACGGTAAAATACTAGAGCAATTATTGCTGGTCCTGCTAACGCAACTACAGCCAAAGGAATAAGTGTTGCCATGATTAATGTATATGTTTTGTGATACTATTTTTACAAATAAATGACGAAACTGTACTGATACGTTACAAGATTGAATTAAATTATGAAATCATGGACATGTATAGAAAATTGTGGAGCTTGTTGTAAATTCGACTTGAATGAAAGAAGCGATTTGGCTAACAAACTTAACAACGAAGATATAGCTTTGATAAATTCGATGACGGCTGAAGACGGTTGGTGTAAAAATTTGGACAGAGAAAATAAAAAATGCTTAATTTATGAAACCAGACCACATTTTTGCAGGGTAAGTGAATTTTCAACTTCATTTAAAGGATATTTGAAATCTGGTGATAAATTTTTAATAGATTGCTGTAAACAACATATTTCATCAAATTATGGATACAAAAGTAAAGAAATGAAAACTTATAGAATTG
This is a stretch of genomic DNA from Prochlorococcus marinus XMU1412. It encodes these proteins:
- a CDS encoding YkgJ family cysteine cluster protein, with the protein product MKSWTCIENCGACCKFDLNERSDLANKLNNEDIALINSMTAEDGWCKNLDRENKKCLIYETRPHFCRVSEFSTSFKGYLKSGDKFLIDCCKQHISSNYGYKSKEMKTYRIAISEK